The Flavobacterium commune genome contains the following window.
AGTATCAAAGAGCATGAATCGGGGAGTGACAGGATTGCTGAAGCGGTTGAAAATCTGGATGTGGATATTGTTATCAATGTACAGGGAGACGAACCTTTTATCAATGCCGAACCTTTAAAAGAAGTAATCGAAGTTTTTAAAAACGATTTGGATAAAAAAGTAGATTTAGCTTCGCTGATGTATGAAATCAAAGATGAGGAAGAAATCAACAATCCTAATAATGTAAAAGTGGTTGTGAATCAAAACAATTTTGCCTTGTATTTTTCACGTTCGGTTATTCCGTATCCAAGAGAGCAAAATGTGGGTGTGCGTTATATGAAACACATCGGGGTGTATGCTTTTAGAAAACAGGCTTTGTTGGATTTTTATCATTTGCCAATGAAATCTTTGGAAGCTTCTGAAAAATTAGAGCAACTACGCTATTTAGAATTTGGCAAACAAATTAAAATGGTCGAAACTACTCATGCCGGAATTGGTATCGATACCAAAGAGGATTTAGAAAAAGCCCGAAAAATTGTTTAGTTCTTAAGTGAACGTTTTTTTTTTTGCCACGAATTCACGAATAAAAATATAATTTGTGAATTCGTGGCTTTATTTTTAAGAACAGTGTTTGTTCTGGTTTTTTAATCTAATTTTTCAATCACAATTAATTCGTTATGTATTTCAACTCTTGGAATTGTTTTGATTGAAAAATATTCTGTTTTAAATTCGTTAATCAATTTTTGATTGCGAAGATTCTCTTCAGGGCTCAGAAGCATCGTGTTGAAAAGGATAAAACCTTTACTTTTTAATAAAAAGCAAATTCTGTCTATAAAAAAAGATTCGAATAGGAAATTTGGCATTTTGGTATCCTGAAAAATATCAACAATAATTAAATCGTATTTATCTTTAGTTTTTAAAACAAATTCAAAAGCATCATCAATTACTATATTGAGTTGCGGAATTTTATCCAATTTAAAATATTGATTTGCTATTTTTATCATTTCGGCATCAATTTCAACTCCTGTAATTTTTCCTGAAAACTGAATGTCGTCCACCAAAGTTTTGATGACACTTCCTCCGGCAACACCAAGTATTAAAATGGATTCCATCTTTTTTATTTTGGCAAAGCCAATATTTTTCAAACCTAATTTCAAAATGCGTTGCAAACTTCCGTATGAATAATTAGTGTTTAGGGAATCCATAACTAAATCACCATTAGCCCAGGTAATTTCTATAGATTGGCTCAAAGCCGATTTTTGGCTATAAATTTTTATAGGGTAGAAATAGCTAAGTAATCGTTTAATCATGAATGACTTTTTATCAAAAATAGCTTTTATATTTTTAAACTAAGGATGGATTTTCTGTAAAAAAAATATAATTTTTTAAAACCGAGCAATTGTTTTTTTCGTAGATGATATAAACTTTAAAATTATAGTTATGAAAAATCTACTCTTCTCTTGTGCTATTGTAGCAATGTCATTTGTTTCCTGTGATAATGATGATACTCCAATGAGTAATCCCGAATTGACAATGGTAACATCAAGTAATACTTCAGGAAAAGTAACTTATGTTGATTTATTAGAGCCAACTGCAATGGTAAAGTCATTTACTATCTCCTCTTTAGATGCTGAGGGAATTTCGTATAATCCTAAATCAGATACGTTAATTGTTGCTTCTCGTACTAATAATAGACTGGAGGCTTATTCGGGGGTTAAAGCTGCTGCAATATCGGGTTCTACTTCGCTAACATTGTCTCTGAACGGTTCTAATCTCGATTTTACTAATGCCAGGGAAACAGCGGTTTCGGGAAACAAAATTATTGTTGCTCAGGATGAGTCGGTTTCAAATGGCCTGGTTAATAAACTATTGGTTTATCAAAAAACTTCGTCAGGATTTACGCTTTTAAATTCTTATACCGTTAATTTTAAATTATGGGGAATACACATGGAAGGTAACGATCTTTATGCGGTGGTAGATTTAACGGGAGATATTGTTCAGTTTAAGAATTTTATGAGTAATGCTTCCGGAGCTATAACAGCTACTAAACGTGTTACTATTGAGGGGCTTGTAAGAACGCACGGAATTACGTATTCAGCCAAAGATAATTTAATGGTTTTGACTGATGTTGGGGCTGCTGCTTCTGATTCTGATGGCGGATTGATTTTTATCAAAAATTTCATGAGTGTTTTTGCAGCTACAGCTAATATGGGAACTATTAATATGAGCAACCAAATTAGGATTTATGGTCCTAACTCGCAATTAGGAAATCCGGTAGATGTGGGTTATGATTACGTTACCAATACGACTTATGTGGCAGAGCGATTAAATGGAGGAGGAAAGGTTTTGAGTTTTGCTAAAGCAACAGTATCTGCTGATGCTACACCTTTGACTGTAAGATCAGAAGCTGGTGTAACTTCAATTTTTGTTATAAGAAAGTAGAAGTAGGTTTTACTTGTTTTGAATAGTCCTAAATGTGAATAAAAAAGCATTTAGGGCTATTTTTTTTGATTTGGATTAAAGGTTTTAAAAGTGCCGTCTTTATAGAAAAACACTATTTTTTCAATATCTTCTTCAAATAAATTTTTAATCATTTCATTTGAATGTTGGGGTAAAGTAGTTTTTGTTTCTTCGATAATACT
Protein-coding sequences here:
- a CDS encoding spermidine synthase, coding for MIKRLLSYFYPIKIYSQKSALSQSIEITWANGDLVMDSLNTNYSYGSLQRILKLGLKNIGFAKIKKMESILILGVAGGSVIKTLVDDIQFSGKITGVEIDAEMIKIANQYFKLDKIPQLNIVIDDAFEFVLKTKDKYDLIIVDIFQDTKMPNFLFESFFIDRICFLLKSKGFILFNTMLLSPEENLRNQKLINEFKTEYFSIKTIPRVEIHNELIVIEKLD
- the kdsB gene encoding 3-deoxy-manno-octulosonate cytidylyltransferase, with product MNIIAVIPARYASTRFHAKLMQDLGGKTVILRTYQAAVNTNLFDDVFVVTDSNLIFDEIVAHGGKAIMSIKEHESGSDRIAEAVENLDVDIVINVQGDEPFINAEPLKEVIEVFKNDLDKKVDLASLMYEIKDEEEINNPNNVKVVVNQNNFALYFSRSVIPYPREQNVGVRYMKHIGVYAFRKQALLDFYHLPMKSLEASEKLEQLRYLEFGKQIKMVETTHAGIGIDTKEDLEKARKIV